The DNA segment ATCCGCCTCTTCGACTACGTCGAGCACGCGCTCTCGGCCGGTGGTGACGCCCACGCGGCGGCCTACGTCGAGCTCGAGGTCAACGGCCGCACCCTGTGGGGTGTCGGCATCGACCCCGACATCTCGACCGCGTCGCTCAAGGCCGTCGTCTCGGCGGTCAACCGGGCGATCCGGCTCGAGACCCCCGACCGCGAGCTCGTCAGCGCGTAGCGATCAGCGGGCGGTCGCGGCCCAGTCGGCGAAGCGGATGCCCGGGCCGGGCGACCCGGTCGTGTGCAGCCCCGCGCGGTAGGCGCCGACGAGCCTGCCGGGCGCATGCCACTCGACGACGCGGCGCTCGGCGGGCTCGGGTGCCGAGCCGCGCGCGACGAGCCACTGCCGGGCGAGCTCGGCCATCGGCAGCACCTCGGGCCCGCCGAGGTCGTCGACGCGCCCGTTCGCGGGCTCCGCGCCCACGAGCGACGCGAGCCGTGCTGCGACGGCGCCCGTGTCGATCGGCTGGAACGGCACGTCGAGCGTGATCACCTTCGGCAGCCGCCGCTGCGCGCGGAAGGCTCCGGCGACGAAGTCGTGGAACTGCGTCGCGCGCAGGATCGTGAACGGCACGCCCGACCCTTCGACGAGCTGCTCGCACGCGAGCTTCGAGCGGTAGTAGCCGAGCGGCACGGCGTCGACGCCGACGATCGACAGGTACACGAGGTGCTGCACGCCGGCGGAACGGGCGGCCTGCAGTAGGTTCTGCGTCGCGCGAGCATCCGACCGCCGGTTCGTCGCGAGGTGCAGCACGGTCTCGACGCCCGCGAGCGCCTCGGGCAGCCCGGCGCCCGACTGCAGGTCGGCGACGACGTGATCGGGCCCCGGGCGGCGGCTCAGGATGCGCGGCTCGATCCCGCCCGCCCGCAGCGCCTCGACGGCGGGGCGGCCGAGGGTTCCGGTGCCGCCGGTGATGAGAAGGGTCACGCCCGTATCCTGCCGCAGCCGACGCGCTGCCCCCGCCCCGACCTGCGGCATCTCCACAATTCAGGAAGAACGTCGTGACGGGATGCCCGCCGAGGCGCGCGTCGGCGTGTCGCGGCTCGCTCAACCCGCGCGCTCCTGAATTGTGGAGATCCGCCCGGGTCGGGCAGCCCCGCTACCCGCGCCGCTGGCTCGCGCCGGGGATGGGGGAGCGGCGGCGCGCCCGCGGTTCCGAGCCGACGATGGGGATCGACGAGGTCGTCGGGTGCAGGTGGATGACCCCGGTCGCCGTGGTGACCGTGCGCCCGCGGTCGGCCGCGGCGTCTTCGTCGCGCCGCCCGCGCTTGGGCAGGGCGGGCAGCTTGGGCAGGCGCGTGATCGCGCGCTGCTCGGGCAGGCTCCAGCCGAACAGCACCGAGGCGACGCGCACCCCGAACGTGATGGCCACGCCGATCGCACCCGCCACGAGCACGTCGACGTCGAGGGCGAGCAGCACGGCGATCGTGCCCGAGCCGGCCGCGGCGGCGACGGCGTAGAGCGACCCCACGTGCATGAGCGCGATGGGCAGGTTCAGCAGCAGGTCGCGCAGGATCGACCCGCCGACCGCGGCGAGCACACCCACGAACACGGCCGCGACCTCGGGCAGGCCGAGCGCCAGAGCCTTGGTCGTGCCGATCGCGCCGAAGAGGCCGATGGTGAGGGCATCCAGCACCGTGATGAAGCGATTGAGGCGCGAGAAGACGCGCTCGAGCAGCATGCCGAGCAGTGCCGCCGCGGTGGCGACGACGACGTACCAGTTCGACTGCAGGGGCGCGAGCGGCACATCGAGCAGCAGGTCGCGCAGCAGACCGCCGCCGAAGCCCACGACGATGCCGATGATCGCGACGCCGAGCCAGTCGAGCCGCCGATCGCGGAACTGCGCCGCGAACAGCGCGCCCTGCAGCGCGCCGATGCCGACCGCGAGCAGGTCGACCCAGAGGGGGATCACGAAGACGTCGTCCACAGCCCCATTCTGGTGGGTGGATGCTCGGCGCCCGTGCCGCGGATCCCTCGTGTTCGTGTCACGCATACCCGAAGTGCTAGACTCTGTTCAGGTCAGCATGACTATTACACCGGGGTTCGAGCGGAAGGAGCATCCATGACCAGCACCATCGGCCTGGGGCTCGCCGTCTCGACCGTCATCTTCGCGCTGCGGCCCGATGCGACCGGGGCGCCGAGCGTCTGGCTGCCGCTCGTGCGGCGCACGCGCGAGCCCTTCCTCGACCGCTGGGCGCTGCCCGGCGGCATGGTGCGCGTCGACGAGAGCCTCGAGGGCGCCGCGCGGCGCAACCTCGGCGAGACGACGCGTCTCGAGCCCACCTATCTCGAGCAGCTCTACGCCTTCGGCGACGTCGACCGCTCGCCCGACCAGCGCATGGTCTCGATCGTCTACTGGGCCCTCGTTCGGCCCGATGAGGCCGAGCGCGTGAGCCTCGGCGAGAACGTGCGGTGGTTCGCCGCCGACGAGCTGCCCGACCTGGCTTTCGACCACAACCTCATCGTCGACTACGCGCTCTGGCGGCTGCGCACGAAGATGGAGTACTCCCGCATCGCCCACGCCTTCCTCGGCCCGCGGTTCACGCTCGCCGAGCTGCGCGAGGTCTACGAGGCCGTGCTGCGCAAGCCCCTCGACCCCGCGAACTTCCGCCGCCAGATGGAGACGAGCGGCGTCATCGAGCCCACGGGCGAGGTCGTCACGGGTGGTCGCCACCGCCCGCCGCGCCTCTACCGCTACACCGGCGCCGTCGACCTCGTCGACGCCGGCCCCCTGAGCCGTCGCGCCGCCGGCGCGGCCCGGCCCGACACGAGGATCCCCGCATGACCACGATCGACGCCAGCGTCGCCACGACCATCCGCCTGATCACGAACGGCCAGGCGCCGGGCGAGACGTGCACGCCCGAGCTCGACAAGGGCCCGTGGCAGTTCGACCCGACCCCCGGCTACGGCCCCGGCTCGTCGATGCACGACGTCATCCCCACCGGTTCGCCGCGCCAGGGCGCCCTGCCCGAGCAGTACCAGGTGGCCTCGAACGACGAGTTGCACGCGCGCATCCGCGCCGCGAAAGAGACGCTCGGCGACCGCCTCGTCATTCTCGGCCACTTCTACCAGCGCGACGAGGTCGTGCAGCACGCCGACTTCCTCGGCGACTCGTTCCAGCTCGCCAACGCCGCGCTCACGAAGCCCGACGCCGAGTACATCGTGTTCTGCGGCGTGCACTTCATGGCCGAGACGGCTGACATCCTCGCGCGCGACGAGCAGAAGGTGATCCTGCCGAATCTTGCTGCCGGATGCTCGATGGCCGATATGGCCGACATCGACTCGGTGCAAGCGGCGTGGGACGAGCTGCTCTCCGTCTACGGTGCCGAGCCCGACGCCGAGGGGCGCGCGCCGATCATCCCGGTCACGTACATGAACTCCTCCGCCGCGCTCAAGGCGTTCTGCGGCGCGAACGGCGGCATCGTGTGCACCTCCTCGAACGCCAAGACGGTGCTCGAGTGGGCCTTCGAGCGCGGGCAGCGCGTGCTGTTCTTCCCCGACCAGCACCTCGGCCGCAACACCGCCAAGGCCATGGGCGTGCCGCTCGAGCAGATGCCGATGTGGAACCCGCGGCGACCGCTCGGCGGCTCGACGCGCGAGGGGCTGCTCGATGCGAAGGTGATCCTCTGGCACGGCTTCTGCAGCGTGCACAAGCGCTTCACGGTTGGCCAGATTGATGCCGCTCGCGCGCAGTACCCCGATGTGCGCGTCGTCGTGCACCCCGAGTGCCCGATGGAGGTCGT comes from the Microcella frigidaquae genome and includes:
- a CDS encoding SDR family oxidoreductase; its protein translation is MTLLITGGTGTLGRPAVEALRAGGIEPRILSRRPGPDHVVADLQSGAGLPEALAGVETVLHLATNRRSDARATQNLLQAARSAGVQHLVYLSIVGVDAVPLGYYRSKLACEQLVEGSGVPFTILRATQFHDFVAGAFRAQRRLPKVITLDVPFQPIDTGAVAARLASLVGAEPANGRVDDLGGPEVLPMAELARQWLVARGSAPEPAERRVVEWHAPGRLVGAYRAGLHTTGSPGPGIRFADWAATAR
- a CDS encoding NUDIX hydrolase codes for the protein MTSTIGLGLAVSTVIFALRPDATGAPSVWLPLVRRTREPFLDRWALPGGMVRVDESLEGAARRNLGETTRLEPTYLEQLYAFGDVDRSPDQRMVSIVYWALVRPDEAERVSLGENVRWFAADELPDLAFDHNLIVDYALWRLRTKMEYSRIAHAFLGPRFTLAELREVYEAVLRKPLDPANFRRQMETSGVIEPTGEVVTGGRHRPPRLYRYTGAVDLVDAGPLSRRAAGAARPDTRIPA
- the nadA gene encoding quinolinate synthase NadA, encoding MTTIDASVATTIRLITNGQAPGETCTPELDKGPWQFDPTPGYGPGSSMHDVIPTGSPRQGALPEQYQVASNDELHARIRAAKETLGDRLVILGHFYQRDEVVQHADFLGDSFQLANAALTKPDAEYIVFCGVHFMAETADILARDEQKVILPNLAAGCSMADMADIDSVQAAWDELLSVYGAEPDAEGRAPIIPVTYMNSSAALKAFCGANGGIVCTSSNAKTVLEWAFERGQRVLFFPDQHLGRNTAKAMGVPLEQMPMWNPRRPLGGSTREGLLDAKVILWHGFCSVHKRFTVGQIDAARAQYPDVRVVVHPECPMEVVDAADEAGSTDYIRRAVAGATEPTTFAIGTEVNMVNRLAAEYPQHTIFCLDPVICPCSTMYRIHPGYLAWVLEELVAGRVVNEIVVDAGVQADAKLALERMLAAKPRD